One genomic window of Peromyscus maniculatus bairdii isolate BWxNUB_F1_BW_parent chromosome 2, HU_Pman_BW_mat_3.1, whole genome shotgun sequence includes the following:
- the B3galt6 gene encoding beta-1,3-galactosyltransferase 6 yields MKVLRRAWRRRVVLALSGLAFCSTTLLYLARCASEGETPAAAGAPQPRDKAFLAVLVASAPRAVERRSAVRSTWLAQGRRGGPKDVWARFAVGTSGLGTEERRTLELEQAQHGDLLLLPALRDAYENLTAKVLAMLTWLDEHVDFEFVLKADDDSFARLDALLAELRAREPARRRRLYWGFFSGRGRVKPGGRWREAAWQLCDYYLPYALGGGYILSSDLVHYLRLSREYLRAWHSEDVSLGAWLAPVDVQREHDPRFDTEYKSRGCSNQYLVTHKQSPEDMLEKQQTLLHRGRLCKQEVQLRLSYVYDWSAPPSQCCQRKEGIP; encoded by the coding sequence ATGAAGGTACTCCGGCGCGCATGGCGGCGCCGAGTGGTGCTGGCCCTAAGCGGCCTGGCGTTTTGCAGCACCACTCTGTTGTATTTGGCGCGCTGTGCTTCCGAGGGCGAGACGCCCGCAGCCGCTGGAGCCCCTCAACCCCGCGATAAGGCCTTCCTGGCAGTGCTAGTGGCCAGTGCGCCCCGCGCGGTTGAGCGCCGCAGCGCGGTGCGCAGCACGTGGCTGGCACAGGGGAGGCGCGGCGGCCCTAAGGACGTGTGGGCGCGCTTTGCTGTAGGCACCAGTGGCCTGGGCACAGAGGAGCGGCGCACTCTTGAGCTCGAGCAAGCACAGCACGgggacctgctgctgctgcccgcCCTGCGCGATGCCTACGAAAACCTCACGGCCAAGGTCCTGGCCATGTTGACTTGGCTGGACGAGCACGTGGACTTCGAGTTCGTGCTCAAGGCGGATGACGACTCCTTTGCACGCCTGGACGCCCTATTGGCAGAGCTACGCGCACGTGAGCCTGCACGTCGCCGTCGCCTCTATTGGGGCTTCTTTTCTGGGCGTGGGCGAGTCAAGCCCGGAGGTCGCTGGCGAGAAGCTGCCTGGCAACTCTGCGACTACTACCTGCCCTATGCTCTGGGTGGTGGGTACATCCTCTCTTCGGACCTGGTGCATTACCTGCGCCTCAGCCGCGAATACCTGCGCGCGTGGCACAGTGAAGATGTATCGCTGGGCGCCTGGCTGGCACCAGTGGATGTGCAGCGGGAGCATGACCCACGCTTCGACACAGAGTACAAATCACGGGGCTGCAGCAATCAGTACCTGGTGACACACAAACAGAGCCCGGAGGACATGCTGGAGAAGCAACAGACGCTGCTTCACAGGGGCCGATTGTGCAAGCAAGAGGTGCAGTTGCGCCTCTCCTATGTCTATGATTGGTCAGCGCCACCCTCCCAGTGCTGCCAGCGCAAGGAGGGCATTCCCTGA